The Apium graveolens cultivar Ventura chromosome 11, ASM990537v1, whole genome shotgun sequence genome has a window encoding:
- the LOC141698486 gene encoding ACT domain-containing protein ACR8-like has protein sequence MAWPSYLDEYEKLVIRMTTPRVSVDNAGCSNATRVTIDSARKHKTLLEAVQVLTDLNLLFKKAYVSSDGKWFMDVFHVTDLDGNKLIDEGVISNIEKCLGKLHYSPPPSKCVDDLTALELTGNDRVGLLSEVFAVLSDLQVNVVESKVWTHNGRIASLIYVKDCESGYPIEDKQKIHRIVTRLRNVLEGDTNIRSAKTVISLAVTHTERRLHQMMFTDRDYERKPIIRTNGDSPIVSVQNCLERGYSGVNINCKDRAKLLFDVVCTLTDMEYVIFHATVKTVFSRANMEFFIRHIDGTPISSEAEKQRVILCVRAAIERRASEGLQLELLADDKAGLLADVMRTFRENSLNVTRADIATTLDTARNVFYVTDSIGNPVDSKTIETVRHQIGFDKLRVKEISSINHEKEERDDEATAGVGGAVLESLGSLVKKNLYNLGFIGSYS, from the exons ATGGCATGGCCTTCTTATTTGGATGAATATGAAAAGCTTGTCATCAGAATGACCACGCCCAG GGTCAGTGTTGATAATGCTGGTTGTTCCAACGCAACCCGCGTTACG ATTGATAGTGCTAGAAAACATAAGACACTTCTAGAGGCAGTGCAGGTTCTTACGGACTTGAATTTATTGTTTAAAAAGGCTTATGTTTCGTCTGATGGGAAATGGTTCATGGATG TTTTTCATGTAACTGATTTGGATGGGAATAAGCTAATCGATGAAGGTGTCATTAGCAACATTGAAAAG TGTCTTGGTAAACTTCATTATTCGCCACCACCATCAAAGTGCGTTGATGATCTGACAGCTTTGGAATTAACGGGAAATGATAGAGTTGGTTTACTTTCTGAGGTTTTCGCCGTATTGTCTGATTTGCAAGTTAATGTGGTTGAGTCTAAGGTGTGGACACATAATGGCCGAATAGCATCTCTCATCTATGTTAAGGATTGTGAGTCAGGGTACCCAATTGAGGATAAGCAGAAAATTCACAGGATCGTGACACGGTTGAGAAATGTTCTTGAAGGAGATACTAATATTAGAAGTGCTAAAACTGTTATTTCTTTAGCAGTTACTCATACAGAGAGAAGACTTCACCAGATGATGTTTACAGACCGTGATTATGAAAGAAAGCCGATAATTAGGACTAATGGTGACTCCCCAATTGTCTCTGTTCAAAATTGTTTAGAGCGTGGTTATTCTGGTGTAAATATTAATTGTAAAGATAGAGCCAAGCTTTTATTTGATGTTGTCTGCACTTTGACCGACATGGAGTATGTTATCTTCCACGCAACTGTCAAAACAGTATTCAGTCGAGCAAATATG GAGTTCTTCATTAGGCATATAGATGGTACCCCTATTAGTTCAGAAGCGGAAAAACAACGTGTAATCCTCTGTGTACGAGCTGCAATTGAAAGAAGGGCATCCGAG GGTTTGCAATTGGAGCTTTTGGCAGATGACAAGGCAGGACTACTGGCAGATGTGATGCGGACCTTCCGTGAAAATAGTCTTAATGTGACAAGGGCTGATATAGCCACTACATTGGACACTGCTCGGAATGTATTCTATGTAACGGATTCCATTGGCAACCCAGTGGATTCAAAAACCATTGAAACGGTTCgacaccaaattggatttgaCAAGTTACGAGTAAAGGAAATTTCATCGATTAATCATGAGAAGGAAGAAAGGGATGATGAAGCCACTGCTGGTGTTGGTGGGGCAGTTTTGGAATCGCTTGGAAGCTTAGTGAAAAAGAATCTATACAATTTGGGATTTATAGGATCTTATTCCTGA